Proteins encoded together in one Impatiens glandulifera chromosome 1, dImpGla2.1, whole genome shotgun sequence window:
- the LOC124919814 gene encoding dehydrogenase/reductase SDR family member 7, producing MLTILFALFFLAFTITLLFKFITADGDFTLISKRHPKREEIEDKVVWITGASRGIGEVLAKQLASLGAKLILSARSESELERVKKQLIGKYAPNEVVILPLDLASGEDSLREVVDKAESFFGGAGVDYMFHNAAYERPKSSAIDVPEQSLKATFEVNLFGAISLTRLLVPCMLKRGRGHFVVMSSAAGKTPAPGQAVYSASKFAMNGYFHSLRSELSVKGINVTVVCPGPIETANVDKESLSAQKVNSERRVSAERCAELTITAATHNLKEAWISYQPVLAVMYLVQYMPTIGYWLMDKVGAKRVEVAKKKGGTYSLSLLFGNKKES from the exons ATGCTTACTATTCTCTTCGCTCTGTTCTTCCTCGCTTTTACAATCACACTTCTTTTCAAGTTCATCACTGCTGATG GGGATTTCACTTTAATATCAAAAAGGCACCCAAAACGCGAAGAAATTGAAGATAAG GTTGTTTGGATCACTGGGGCAAGTCGCGGCATTG ggGAAGTTCTTGCAAAACAACTTGCAAGCTTAGGTGCCAAGCTTATATTATCAGCTAGGAGTGAATCTGAACTTGAGCGTGTTAAGAAGCAGCTAATTG GTAAATATGCTCCTAATGAGGTGGTAATTTTACCATTGGATTTGGCATCTGGGGAGGATTCTTTGAGGGAAGTTGTAGATAAAGCTGAATCATTTTTTGGAGGTGCTGGTGTTGACTACATGTTCCATAATGCTGCATATGAGCGCCCA AAATCGTCAGCAATTGATGTTCCTGAGCAGAGCCTAAAG GCTACATTTGAAGTAAACTTGTTTGGAGCAATATCTCTTACGCGACTGCTAGTCCCTTGCATGCTGAAGCGTGGAAGAGGACATTTTGTTGTG atgaGCAGTGCTGCTGGAAAGACACCTGCTCCAGGCCAGGCTGTTTATTCTGCTTCAAAATTTGCCATGAATGGATATTTCCATTCTCTGCGATCAGAG CTCTCTGTGAAAGGAATCAATGTTACTGTTGTGTGTCCTGGGCCTATTGAAACAGCAAATGTTGACAAGGAAAGCCTTTCTGCACAAAAGGTCAACTCAGag AGGAGGGTTTCAGCAGAGAGATGTGCAGAGTTGACAATTACTGCTGCAACTCACAATCTTAAGGAAGCTTGGATATCATATCAG CCTGTGCTTGCTGTTATGTACTTGGTTCAATACATGCCAACAATTGGATATTGGCTTATGGATAAG GTTGGTGCAAAACGGGTGGAAGTTGCAAAGAAAAAGGGGGGCACATACTCACTAAGCTTACTCTTTGGGAATAAGAAGGAATCATAA
- the LOC124919815 gene encoding probable protein phosphatase 2C 33, which yields MGSCLSFESRTPPPNSPLGVRKRKNPKKKYGSRSSSFDYRKEELVHRIPGRMFLNGSSEIASLFTQQGRKGTNQDAMVVWENFGSRSDTVFCGVFDGHGPYGHLVAKKVRDSLPLKLSAHWEGKSNSDEVLREINLNRAGSMNSESTSLLTADEETRSAIDGNELGKDPDIFQNLKESFLKAFKVMDRELKNHGNIDCFCSGTTAVTFIKQGHHLVIGNIGDSRAVLGTRDKDGSLNAIQLTVDLKPNLPKEAERIRKCRGRVFALQDEPDVSRVWLPNNNSPGLAMARAFGDFCLKDYGLISIPEITYRHLNDKDEFVILATDGVWDVLSNEEVVNIVASSPTSASAARTVVEHAVRGWRFKYPTSKVDDCAVVCLFLDTNSNFSAATSKMKIDSDDVNTSNKNDGDCSIPVGLDYCATTRNGVEMIIEETKEEEDEEEEEEEEEMEAEELGVEWSALEGVAWVNTLVTLPGFDPVKDMKGAK from the exons ATGGGGTCCTGCTTGTCTTTTGAAAGCAGGACTCCTCCTCCTAATTCCCCTTTGGGAGTTAGGAAGAGGAAGAACCCAAAGAAGAAGTATGGGTCACGGAGTTCCTCATTTGACTATAGGAAAGAAGAATTGGTGCATAGAATCCCAGGGAGAATGTTCTTGAATGGGTCCTCAGAAATTGCTTCACTCTTCACTCAACAAGGCAGAAAAGGAACTAATCAAGATGCCATGGTTGTATGGGAG AATTTCGGTTCAAGATCAGACACAGTGTTCTGTGGTGTATTTGATGGCCATGGACCCTATGGTCATTTGGTGGCAAAAAAAGTGAGGGACTCCCTTCCCCTAAAGTTGAGTGCCCATTGGGAAGGGAAATCAAATAGTGATGAGGTTCTCAGAGAGATCAATCTTAATAGAGCTGGAAGCATGAATTCTGAAAGCACATCGTTGCTCACTGCTGATGAAGAAACCCGTTCAGCAATTGATGGTAATGAACTAGGAAAAGACCCGGACATCTTTCAGAACCTGAAAGAGTCCTTTCTGAAGGCTTTTAAAGTTATGGATAGGGAACTAAAGAACCATGGAAACATAGACTGCTTTTGCAGCGGGACAACGGCAGTTACGTTTATAAAACAG gGTCATCATCTTGTGATTGGTAATATTGGTGACTCAAGAGCTGTTCTGGGTACAAGAGATAAAGATGGTTCTCTTAATGCTATTCAGTTGACTGTGGATCTCAAACCAAATCTCCCAA AGGAAGCAGAGAGAATTCGCAAATGCAGAGGACGTGTTTTTGCGCTTCAAGATGAGCCTGATGTATCCCGAGTGTGGTTGCCAAACAATAACTCCCCCGGTCTTGCCATGGCTCGTGCTTTTGGTGATTTTTGTCTCAAGGATTATGGTCTAATCTCCATCCCTGAAATTACTTACAGACATCTTAATGACAAAGATGAGTTTGTGATCCTTGCTACGGATGGG GTATGGGATGTGCTCTCAAACGAAGAAGTCGTGAATATTGTTGCTTCTTCCCCAACAAGTGCCTCAGCTGCTCGAACTGTGGTCGAACATGCGGTTAGAGGTTGGAGGTTCAAATATCCAACCTCAAAAGTGGATGATTGTGCAGTAGTATGCCTTTTTCTAGACACAAACTCAAACTTCTCTGCTGCAACATCCAAAATGAAAATTGATTCGGATGATGTTAATACAAGCAACAAGAACGATGGAGATTGTTCCATTCCTGTTGGATTGGATTACTGTGCAACCACCCGAAATGGTGTAGAAATGATCATAGAAGAAACGAAAGAggaggaagatgaagaagaagaagaagaagaagaagaaatggaggCGGAAGAATTAGGTGTGGAATGGTCTGCTTTGGAAGGGGTGGCTTGGGTCAATACCTTAGTAACCTTGCCTGGGTTTGATCCAGTCAAGGACATGAAAGGCGCCAAGTGA